One genomic segment of Elgaria multicarinata webbii isolate HBS135686 ecotype San Diego chromosome 21, rElgMul1.1.pri, whole genome shotgun sequence includes these proteins:
- the AP5B1 gene encoding AP-5 complex subunit beta-1 gives MGSRGGEGWASTIASFRSCPTAFLLSHEAGDTFVAELLQELRGDKLGESVKVSVLTLFLEYPTLLCPDAKAGQDAAASLLSLFAQLGPPPKYVSLRRHLLFATGTVLVTTDAFGEDCPASGEYLSLLLHLASDLNDRRGPPAERPVRAAACECLRELECCYPGLLSQRLEVLRSLQQEEASPAHQGYTLLYSSALRNAVLLLARSGRGTLGEVLAGSEGLKWEATKEWGGVSSDAIDQLALLPSPGDLKELKSVVSALLEGSFLLSPAAQSHLLWQLAQVVSVVRTQSPAIFKAQLVRLFGTADAALQHAILQLKSLFTDSLFTAEDEAFLLRRLVGLAQHPALPAPVNLFHLDCLLHFPENRPLGSGPDEGLPVLLTPRTTSGLFPGLFQDQGTVLARLNLMCLVCVESEGPAAEQGAGYLLEHVLALGGLVGRGGGPEATRLFFRAVFLFARYFGSREQPMAELTQCLLSLYHQNHALAPNIINLLDVAWGTLEETAWARSLACSLQELVVSVPLHEGDLGWHLKVLARLAKEKGIPQASTLHFLRRLVASGRLGDWRSGQTLLSVCRNLMQLRPPPAPARLADLLQAVSLSPVDVDVQDRARFYYTLLANLSDEKLRAVLVSESPVKARTLSSSIVADSESFVAALTVHRDERAPLKLRRVETRADGPAAPPPPPGEDVDSCCRGLLEARSPSQLHLTYQLAHAGPSAPPFGLLLCVVLRFTGTDRHYEPVPDLCVPCLSAYRPPRTLTLTLEPRCPYPTRLDVSALYTTQEGFTRCSQLEPLEIAFPDLFMPLAVPAWPPEKQRRLFDALWCELCPESKETCAESLTIWPVPPGSLGGLVHDHFARYIVSEPPGSYEIAAALPPRYHILLRVQSVEDAARVAIRTDNWKLLPSLNSYLQSLVGDQASV, from the exons ATGGGGTCCAGGGGCGGAGAGGGCTGGGCCAGCACCATTGCTTCTTTCCGCTCATGTCCCACGGCTTTCCTCTTATCCCACGAGGCCGGAGACACCTTTGTGGCTGAGCTGTTGCAGGAGCTGCGGGGTGACAAACTTGGCGAGTCAGTCAAG GTCTCCGTGCTGACACTGTTCCTGGAATACCCCACTCTGCTGTGCCCTGATGCCAAGGCAGGCCAAGACGCTGCTGcgtctctcctctccctctttgcCCAGCTGGGTCCTCCCCCCAAGTACGTGTCTCTGAGGCGCCACCTGCTCTTCGCCACGGGGACGGTGCTGGTGACCACGGACGCCTTTGGCGAGGACTGTCCGGCCTCCGGCGAGTACCTCTCCCTGCTGCTCCACCTGGCCTCCGACCTCAATGACCGCCGGGGGCCCCCTGCGGAGCGGCCTGTCCGGGCGGCCGCTTGCGAGTGCCTGCGGGAGCTGGAGTGCTGCTACCCCGGGTTGCTCTCGCAGCGCCTGGAGGTCCTCCGCTCCTTGCAACAGGAAGAGGCCTCCCCGGCCCACCAGGGCTACACCCTACTGTACAGCTCAGCTTTGCGCAACGCCGTTTTGCTCCTGGCCCGGAGTGGCCGGGGGACTCTCGGGGAGGTCCTAGCCGGCAGCGAGGGCCTGAAGTGGGAGGCGACGAAGGAATGGGGCGGGGTCTCTTCGGACGCCATCGACCAGCTAGCTCTTCTGCCCTCGCCGGGAGATCTCAAGGAGCTGAAATCGGTGGTCTCGGCCCTGCTGGAAggctccttcctcctctccccggCTGCCCAAAGCCACCTCCTGTGGCAGCTGGCCCAAGTGGTGAGCGTCGTGCGGACTCAGTCGCCTGCCATCTTCAAGGCCCAGCTGGTGCGCCTCTTCGGCACGGCGGATGCGGCCCTCCAGCACGCCATCCTGCAACTCAAGTCCCTCTTCACCGACAGCCTCTTCACTGCCGAGGACGAGGCCTTCCTGCTCCGCCGGCTGGTGGGGCTGGCCCAGCACCCAGCCTTGCCCGCTCCGGTCAACCTCTTCCACCTGGACTGCCTCCTGCACTTCCCCGAGAACCGGCCTTTGGGCTCGGGCCCCGACGAGGGGCTGCCGGTCCTGCTCACGCCCCGCACCACGTCCGGCCTCTTCCCGGGCCTCTTTCAGGACCAGGGCACCGTCTTGGCCCGGCTGAACCTGATGTGCCTGGTGTGCGTGGAGAGCGAGGGACCGGCCGCCGAACAAGGTGCGGGCTACCTCCTGGAGCACGTGCTGGCCCTTGGAGGCTTGGTGGGCAGGGGAGGCGGGCCGGAGGCCACCCGGCTTTTCTTCCGAGCGGTCTTCCTTTTTGCCCGGTACTTTGGGTCTCGGGAGCAGCCCATGGCGGAGCTGACCCAGTGTTTGCTGAGCCTCTACCACCAGAACCACGCCCTGGCCCCGAACATCATCAACCTGTTGGACGTGGCCTGGGGGACGCTGGAGGAGACCGCTTGGGCCCGCAGTCTCGCCTGCTCCTTGCAAGAGCTCGTTGTGAGCGTGCCCTTGCACGAGGGAGACCTCGGGTGGCACCTGAAGGTCTTGGCCCGGCTGGCGAAGGAGAAAGGCATTCCCCAAGCGAGCACTCTGCACTTCCTGAGGCGCCTGGTTGCCTCGGGCCGCCTCGGGGACTGGCGCTCGGGGCAGACCCTCCTGAGCGTCTGCCGTAACCTGATGCAGCTCCGCCCGCCGCCCGCCCCGGCCCGCCTGGCGGACCTCCTGCAGGCCGTGTCCCTCAGCCCCGTGGACGTGGACGTCCAAGACCGGGCCCGGTTCTACTACACCCTCCTGGCCAACCTCTCCGACGAGAAGCTGAGGGCCGTCCTCGTCTCAGAGAGCCCCGTCAAGGCTCGGACCCTTTCCTCCTCCATCGTGGCCGACAGCGAGAGCTTTGTGGCCGCCCTGACCGTGCACCGAGACGAGCGAGCCCCGCTGAAGCTGCGGCGCGTGGAGACGAGGGCCGACGGGccggcggctcctcctcctccccccggaGAAGACGTGGACAGCTGCTGCCGGGGCTTGCTGGAGGcccgctccccctcccagctCCACTTGACCTATCAGCTGGCCCACGCTGGTCCCTCTGCTCCCCCCTTCGGCCTCCTGCTGTGCGTGGTGCTGCGCTTCACGGGCACCGACCGGCACTACGAGCCCGTGCCGGACCTCTGCGTGCCCTGCCTCTCGGCGTACCGCCCGCCCCGGACCTTGACCCTGACCTTGGAGCCGCGTTGCCCGTACCCAACGCGGCTGGACGTCTCTGCCCTGTATACGACGCAGGAGGGCTTCACCCGCTGCAGCCAGCTGGAGCCGTTGGAAATCGCCTTCCCTGATCTCTTCATGCCCCTGGCGGTGCCGGCCTGGCCTCCGGAGAAGCAACGCCGCCTCTTCGACGCCCTCTGGTGTGAGCTTTGCCCCGAAAGCAAGGAGACGTGTGCCGAGAGCCTGACCATCTGGCCCGTACCGCCTGGGTCCCTGGGGGGCCTGGTGCACGATCACTTTGCTAGGTACATTGTGTCCGAGCCGCCGGGCTCCTACGAAATTGCCGCGGCCCTG
- the OVOL1 gene encoding LOW QUALITY PROTEIN: putative transcription factor Ovo-like 1 (The sequence of the model RefSeq protein was modified relative to this genomic sequence to represent the inferred CDS: deleted 1 base in 1 codon): MPRAFLVKKTCVSTGKRNWSELPDEERGEIYVPVSLGGYALWKDPEPSVAEPPSYPMPLDMTIRNSTYTAAQPHCTAQVPGGIQQDAETGFLRPKIKVTQGEGPGDQLACPYCQKGFSFQRMLNRHMKCHSHVKRHLCQYCNKGFNDTFDLKRHVRTHTGVRPYKCDLCDKAFTQRCSLESHLKKIHGVQQSYAYKERRAKLYVCEDCGSTADSQEGHLRHLQERHPDSPLLRKASRKAAAALQGAAPAGLLQDRPCL, encoded by the exons ATGCCTAGAGCTTTCCTGGTGAAAAAAACGTGCGTTTCCACCGGCAAGAGGAATTGGAGTGAACTTCCCGATGAGGAAAGAGGAGAAATTTACGTCCCAG tcTCCTTGGGCGGGTATGCCCTATGGAAGGACCCAGAACCTTCGGTGGCTGAGCCGCCTTCGTACCCGATGCCTCTGGACATGACGATACGGAACTCCACGTACACGGCTGCACAGCCGCACTGCACAGCCCAGGTCCCGGGTGGCATCCAACAGGATGCGGAAACTGGATTTCTGCGGCCCAAGATCAAG GTGACGCAGGGCGAAGGGCCGGGAGACCAGCTGGCCTGCCCGTACTGCCAGAAGGGCTTCTCCTTCCAGCGCATGCTCAACCGTCACATGAAGTGTCACAGCCACGTCAAGCGCCACCTCTGCCAGTACTGCAACAAGGGCTTCAACGACACCTTCGACCTCAAACGCCACGTCCGGACTCACACGG GCGTGCGGCCTTACAAGTGCGACCTCTGCGACAAGGCCTTCACCCAGCGCTGCTCGCTCGAGTCCCACCTGAAGAAGATCCACGGGGTGCAGCAGAGTTACGCCTACAAGGAGCGCCGCGCCAAGCTCTACGTGTGCGAGGACTGCGGCTCCACGGCCGACAGCCAAGAGGGCCACCTTCGCCACCTCCAGGAGCGCCAC CCCGACAGCCCGCTGCTGCGCAAGGCCTCCCGCAAGGCGGCCGCGGCCCTTCAGGGCGCCGCCCCGGCTGGCCTGCTGCAGGACCGCCCCTGCCTCTGA